One genomic window of Deltaproteobacteria bacterium HGW-Deltaproteobacteria-6 includes the following:
- the metW gene encoding methionine biosynthesis protein MetW → MKPDHQIITDIIHEGAHVLDLGCGDGELLSLLRQHKKALVQGIELDEEQMHTCVENGLTVLQGDIESGLADYPDQSFDYVILNQIMQEIKKADYVIQESLRLGHKVIVGFPNFAHLSARWTLFFSGKTPINEALPYYWFETPNIRFLTISDFIDYCEKKNIHIEQRYYLGKKGRISFLPNLLAQNAIFVLTK, encoded by the coding sequence ATGAAACCTGATCATCAAATCATTACGGATATTATCCATGAAGGAGCTCATGTACTGGATCTGGGCTGCGGCGACGGAGAACTGCTTTCCCTTTTACGGCAGCATAAAAAAGCCTTGGTGCAGGGCATCGAACTTGATGAAGAGCAGATGCACACCTGCGTGGAAAACGGATTAACGGTTCTGCAGGGCGATATTGAAAGCGGTCTGGCGGATTATCCCGACCAGTCTTTTGATTATGTCATTCTCAATCAGATCATGCAGGAAATTAAAAAAGCGGATTATGTGATTCAGGAATCACTCCGCCTGGGACATAAGGTCATTGTGGGTTTTCCCAATTTCGCGCATCTCTCGGCGCGCTGGACTCTTTTCTTCTCCGGTAAAACGCCGATCAATGAAGCGCTGCCCTATTACTGGTTTGAAACACCCAACATCCGTTTCCTGACCATCAGTGACTTTATCGACTACTGCGAGAAGAAGAACATTCATATCGAGCAGCGGTACTATCTCGGCAAAAAAGGCCGGATTTCTTTTTTGCCTAATCTGCTGGCGCAAAATGCCATTTTTGTCCTTACCAAATAA
- a CDS encoding homoserine O-acetyltransferase — translation MKKDSLGVIHTQYFTFAEPPHPLQLKSGRSIGPVTIAYETYGKLNAAKSNAILVCHALSGDAHAAGISADDKTPGWWDGLIGPGKALDTHQYFVICSNVIGGCKGSTGPSSINPETGKPYALDFPMITIADMVEAQRHLIDFFGIEKLLCVIGGSMGGMQTLQWASAYPDRVLAAIPVATALKHSPQQIAFNEVIRQSIMADPAWRKGFYYEHGQPENGLAVARMIGHITFMSDQSMEEKFSRRLKNDNLSFQFTDDFEVEGYLRYRGYNFVKRFDANSYLYITKALDYFDLSGVHFIPDVKKTAVRFLVISFKTDWLYPSYQSQDIVRALKRKHAFTTYFDLISTYGHDAFLIEIDDEARLIKNFLANIHQP, via the coding sequence ATGAAAAAAGATTCGTTAGGCGTTATCCATACACAATACTTTACTTTTGCCGAACCGCCCCATCCGTTGCAGCTCAAGTCGGGACGCAGCATCGGTCCCGTTACGATTGCCTATGAAACATACGGCAAGCTCAACGCAGCCAAATCCAATGCCATCCTGGTTTGCCACGCCCTTTCCGGCGACGCGCACGCGGCGGGCATTTCCGCCGACGACAAAACCCCCGGCTGGTGGGACGGCCTGATCGGCCCGGGAAAAGCGCTCGACACCCATCAATACTTCGTGATCTGCTCCAATGTGATCGGCGGCTGCAAAGGCAGCACCGGACCCTCTTCGATCAATCCCGAAACGGGCAAACCCTACGCGCTGGATTTTCCCATGATTACGATTGCCGACATGGTGGAAGCCCAGCGTCATTTAATTGATTTTTTCGGCATAGAAAAACTCCTGTGCGTCATCGGCGGCTCAATGGGCGGCATGCAGACACTGCAATGGGCGTCAGCCTATCCCGACCGCGTGCTCGCCGCCATTCCGGTTGCCACGGCGCTCAAGCATTCACCGCAGCAGATTGCCTTTAATGAAGTCATCCGGCAGTCGATCATGGCCGATCCGGCCTGGCGCAAGGGTTTTTATTATGAGCACGGCCAGCCGGAAAACGGTCTGGCGGTGGCGCGCATGATCGGTCACATCACCTTCATGAGCGATCAGTCCATGGAAGAAAAATTTTCGCGCCGGCTGAAAAACGACAACCTCAGCTTTCAGTTTACCGATGACTTCGAGGTGGAAGGTTATCTGCGATACCGCGGCTACAATTTTGTCAAACGCTTTGACGCAAATTCCTATCTCTATATTACCAAGGCGCTTGACTATTTTGATCTCTCCGGCGTTCATTTCATTCCGGATGTCAAAAAAACCGCGGTCCGGTTTCTGGTTATTTCCTTCAAAACCGACTGGCTTTATCCTTCGTATCAGTCGCAGGATATCGTTCGCGCGTTAAAACGAAAACATGCCTTCACCACTTATTTTGATCTGATATCGACTTACGGCCACGATGCATTCCTGATTGAGATAGACGATGAAGCAAGATTGATTAAGAATTTCCTGGCCAATATTCATCAACCCTGA
- a CDS encoding reactive intermediate/imine deaminase (has endoribonuclease activity on mRNA), with translation MPFLSLPNNTGGPVEKKIITSIKLPVAGPYSLAVEANGLIFISGQLPINPATGEIVMDIRPAARQVLANLQTLLEENGLSLNNVVKTTIFLKNMDDFAVVNELYAGFFTTLPPARSTVEVSALPKGVPLEIEAVAVRSL, from the coding sequence ATGCCATTTTTGTCCTTACCAAATAACACAGGAGGCCCCGTGGAAAAGAAAATAATCACATCCATCAAACTGCCCGTCGCCGGACCCTATTCACTGGCCGTGGAAGCAAACGGGCTTATTTTCATATCAGGGCAACTGCCGATTAATCCCGCGACCGGTGAAATCGTTATGGATATCAGGCCCGCTGCCCGCCAGGTATTGGCCAATCTTCAAACCCTGCTTGAAGAAAACGGCTTGTCGCTGAATAATGTTGTAAAGACCACCATCTTTCTAAAAAACATGGACGACTTCGCCGTCGTCAATGAGCTTTATGCCGGATTTTTCACCACTCTGCCGCCCGCTCGTTCAACTGTTGAAGTGTCGGCTCTGCCCAAAGGCGTGCCCCTGGAAATTGAAGCCGTCGCCGTGAGGAGTTTATAA